From a region of the Pelorhabdus rhamnosifermentans genome:
- a CDS encoding LysM peptidoglycan-binding domain-containing protein, producing MSKKFKDYLKVLAWGVFVAVCLTALTGYTRDEVKYVTVTYTVTKSDTLQTIAERFIVKNTGTVRQIDEFREGIRELNFDVIGNDEVKPGQILKIGWWEKK from the coding sequence ATGTCAAAGAAATTTAAAGATTATCTAAAAGTGTTAGCATGGGGCGTATTTGTAGCGGTATGTTTAACGGCACTAACAGGCTATACACGGGACGAAGTAAAGTATGTGACAGTAACTTATACCGTCACGAAGTCGGACACGCTACAAACGATTGCAGAGCGATTCATAGTTAAAAACACGGGAACTGTTAGGCAAATTGATGAGTTTCGCGAAGGAATACGGGAGCTAAACTTCGACGTGATCGGAAATGATGAAGTGAAACCTGGCCAAATTTTGAAAATAGGATGGTGGGAAAAGAAATGA
- a CDS encoding HD domain-containing protein: protein MEKRFLKLLNSINRPGVGELANWLLDSDFFKAPASTKYHGSVEGGLLEHSLIVYDNLTKFSPLFLLDYSRDTFIICGLLHDICKANFYKTEMRWRKDENNQWEQYATYGIDDQFPLGHGEKSLYLIRKFIKLSDDEAMAIRWHMGAWGTENYTERQTLSAAMDKYPLILALQMADQAATYWDQK, encoded by the coding sequence ATGGAAAAGCGATTTTTAAAACTTCTTAATTCCATTAATCGTCCTGGAGTTGGTGAATTAGCCAACTGGTTACTTGACAGCGATTTTTTTAAGGCGCCGGCTAGTACAAAATATCATGGATCCGTAGAAGGTGGATTGTTGGAACACAGCTTAATTGTTTACGATAATTTGACTAAATTTAGCCCTTTGTTTTTGCTTGATTATAGCCGTGATACATTCATTATTTGTGGCTTACTTCATGATATATGCAAAGCGAATTTTTATAAGACAGAAATGCGCTGGCGCAAAGACGAAAACAATCAATGGGAGCAATACGCTACCTATGGCATTGATGATCAATTCCCTTTGGGACACGGTGAGAAATCGTTATATCTTATTCGAAAATTTATTAAATTGTCGGATGACGAGGCAATGGCAATCCGTTGGCACATGGGAGCATGGGGAACAGAGAACTACACGGAAAGACAGACTTTGTCGGCTGCAATGGATAAATACCCATTGATTCTGGCTTTACAGATGGCGGATCAAGCGGCAACGTATTGGGATCAGAAGTGA
- a CDS encoding AbrB/MazE/SpoVT family DNA-binding domain-containing protein, giving the protein MKSTGIVRRIDDLGRVVIPKEIRRTNGIKEGDPMEIYVEDNGMIAIRKYEAGCMICGSTDNVIEFKDKDFCRSCIEKIKKL; this is encoded by the coding sequence ATGAAATCAACAGGCATTGTTCGCAGAATAGATGATTTGGGCCGCGTAGTGATCCCCAAGGAGATCCGCCGGACCAACGGCATTAAAGAAGGCGATCCAATGGAAATTTACGTTGAGGATAACGGAATGATTGCTATAAGAAAGTATGAAGCTGGCTGCATGATATGCGGCAGTACGGATAACGTTATCGAATTTAAAGATAAGGATTTTTGCAGAAGTTGTATTGAAAAAATTAAAAAGCTGTAA